Proteins encoded together in one Thermodesulfobacteriota bacterium window:
- the accC gene encoding acetyl-CoA carboxylase biotin carboxylase subunit: MIHKVLIANRGEIAVRILRTCREMGIKTVAIHSTADRSALHVKMADQSVCIGPPPSAESYLNIPAILSAVEITDADAVHPGYGFLAENAGFAEICQNYGVRFIGPSAEAIRLMGDKIAARRAVQKAKVPVVPGSEQAITEEDEGLRIAKELGFPVIVKAAAGGGGRGMKIVHSPASFINAFLTAQSEALSAFGVPDVYIEKYFDNARHVEVQVMGDRHGNVIHLGDRDCSLQRRHQKLVEEAPAPGLPARTRKALWKAAVDAAMGVKYDNVGTVEFLYVPDGEFYFLEMNTRIQVEHPVTEMITGIDIVREQVRIADGKKLRFSQQDIVQRGHAIEVRINAEDPETFLPFPGPIHSCSFPGGFGVRVDTAIYAGYTVPPTYDSLLGKLIVHGEDRNEAIMRMRRALDEVRIEGVRTTVDFHKKILVNSDFVEARLSTNFLEKQRP, translated from the coding sequence ATGATCCACAAGGTGCTGATCGCCAACCGGGGGGAGATCGCCGTCCGGATCCTCCGGACGTGCCGCGAGATGGGCATCAAGACGGTCGCGATCCATTCCACGGCCGACCGGTCCGCCCTCCACGTGAAGATGGCCGACCAGTCCGTCTGCATCGGGCCGCCGCCCAGCGCGGAGAGCTACCTGAACATCCCCGCGATCCTGTCCGCCGTCGAGATCACCGACGCCGACGCCGTGCACCCCGGCTACGGATTCCTGGCGGAGAACGCGGGATTCGCGGAGATCTGCCAGAACTACGGCGTCCGGTTCATCGGGCCCTCCGCGGAAGCCATTCGGTTGATGGGGGACAAGATCGCCGCCCGCAGGGCGGTGCAGAAGGCGAAGGTCCCCGTCGTGCCGGGGAGCGAACAGGCGATCACGGAAGAGGACGAGGGTCTGCGGATCGCCAAGGAGCTCGGATTCCCCGTGATCGTCAAGGCGGCCGCCGGCGGGGGCGGGCGCGGAATGAAGATCGTCCACAGCCCGGCCTCCTTCATCAACGCCTTCCTGACGGCGCAGTCGGAGGCGCTGTCGGCGTTCGGCGTCCCGGACGTCTACATCGAGAAGTATTTCGACAACGCGCGACACGTCGAGGTCCAGGTGATGGGGGACCGCCACGGCAACGTCATCCACTTGGGCGACCGCGACTGCTCCCTGCAGCGCAGGCACCAGAAGCTGGTCGAGGAGGCGCCCGCCCCGGGGCTTCCCGCGAGGACCCGGAAGGCGCTGTGGAAGGCGGCCGTGGACGCGGCGATGGGCGTGAAGTACGACAACGTCGGCACGGTCGAGTTCCTGTACGTCCCCGACGGGGAATTCTACTTCCTCGAGATGAACACCCGGATCCAGGTGGAGCACCCCGTCACGGAGATGATCACGGGGATCGACATCGTCCGCGAGCAGGTCCGGATCGCGGACGGCAAGAAGCTCCGCTTCTCGCAGCAGGACATCGTCCAGCGGGGGCACGCCATCGAGGTCCGCATCAACGCCGAGGATCCCGAGACGTTCCTCCCGTTCCCCGGTCCGATCCACTCGTGCTCCTTCCCCGGCGGGTTCGGTGTCCGGGTCGACACCGCGATCTACGCGGGGTACACCGTTCCCCCGACGTACGATTCCCTTCTCGGGAAGCTGATCGTGCACGGCGAAGACCGGAACGAGGCCATCATGCGGATGCGGCGCGCCCTCGACGAGGTCCGGATCGAGGGGGTCCGGACCACGGTGGACTTCCACAAGAAGATCCTGGTGAATTCCGATTTCGTCGAAGCCAGGCTCTCTACGAACTTCCTCGAGAAGCAGCGGCCGTGA
- the aroQ gene encoding type II 3-dehydroquinate dehydratase, producing the protein MKGRALRILFVDGPNLNVLGMREPSVYGSRTLSDIRKAVSLAARKEGAAVSFFQSNHEGEIVERLQAAREDADGVVINPAGYTHTSVAIRDALVYCGLPAIELHLSNPSKREGFRKVSLVEDVVAGRICGIGGYGYVLALHALLHILREGAARARG; encoded by the coding sequence GTGAAGGGGCGCGCCCTCCGCATCCTCTTCGTCGACGGCCCCAACCTGAACGTCCTGGGCATGCGGGAGCCGTCGGTCTACGGAAGCCGGACGCTGTCCGATATCCGCAAAGCCGTGTCGCTCGCCGCGCGGAAGGAGGGCGCCGCGGTCTCCTTCTTCCAGTCGAACCATGAAGGGGAGATCGTCGAGCGGCTCCAGGCGGCGCGGGAGGATGCCGACGGTGTCGTGATCAATCCCGCGGGGTACACCCACACCAGCGTCGCGATCCGGGACGCGCTGGTCTACTGCGGCCTGCCCGCCATCGAGCTTCACCTCTCCAATCCCTCGAAACGGGAGGGGTTCCGGAAGGTCTCCCTCGTCGAGGACGTCGTCGCTGGACGGATCTGCGGGATCGGCGGCTACGGCTACGTCCTCGCGCTCCATGCGCTCCTGCACATATTGCGGGAGGGGGCGGCGCGTGCCCGCGGGTGA
- the efp gene encoding elongation factor P, with product MYTTSDFRNGLKIEFEGGPYVIVYFQHVKPGKGGAFVRTKLKNLKTGAVLEHTFRSGDKVEKPDLEERDMQFMYRMENQYHFMDNRSYEQIYLDQDHVEEAGNYLIENLPVKILFYKGEPIGIDIPTFIDLKIVETEPGVRGDTVSGATKPARLESGATVLVPLFLNEGDVIKVDTRTGTYIERV from the coding sequence ATGTATACGACGTCCGATTTCCGGAACGGGTTGAAGATCGAGTTCGAAGGCGGTCCGTACGTGATCGTCTATTTCCAGCACGTAAAGCCCGGGAAAGGCGGGGCCTTCGTCCGGACGAAGCTGAAGAACCTCAAGACCGGCGCGGTCCTGGAGCACACCTTCCGCAGCGGCGACAAGGTCGAGAAGCCCGACCTCGAAGAGCGCGACATGCAGTTCATGTACAGGATGGAGAACCAGTATCACTTCATGGACAACCGGTCCTACGAGCAGATCTACCTCGACCAGGACCACGTGGAGGAGGCCGGGAACTACCTGATCGAGAACCTTCCCGTGAAGATCCTCTTCTACAAGGGGGAGCCCATCGGCATCGACATCCCGACCTTCATCGACCTGAAGATCGTGGAGACCGAGCCCGGCGTCCGCGGAGACACGGTGAGCGGCGCGACGAAGCCCGCCAGGCTAGAATCCGGGGCTACGGTGCTCGTGCCGCTGTTCCTCAACGAGGGAGATGTCATCAAGGTGGACACGCGAACCGGCACCTATATCGAGCGGGTTTGA
- a CDS encoding Xaa-Pro peptidase family protein: protein MPAGETRLDLLHASMRRRRLDAYLSVRLSNVRYLTGFTGSDAALLVLPSGAFLLTDGRYDVQAREEVRGAEVVVVSAGKFAEAARRIRSARARRIGYEAAFLTMEVFRGIARGRTDRWISGKDLVEPLRMRKEPDEILAMEAAAATAAASLLSVLSGGVAGKPERDVAADLEREMKRRGAEAVSFPPIVADGPRSAMPHASPSGNPIGGNGPLILDFGARRNGYCSDETVTILPERPRRPLRKVFDAVRRAQEAGLSALRPGIQCRKVDERVRESLDRSGYLKYFVHSTGHGVGIDIHERPALSPRSKDRIEEGMVVTVEPGLYLPGIGGVRLEDTAKVTGTGVERITFLPKTAAPMI from the coding sequence GTGCCCGCGGGTGAGACCCGGCTCGACCTCCTCCACGCATCGATGAGGAGGAGACGCCTCGACGCCTACCTCAGCGTCCGCCTCTCGAACGTCCGGTACCTGACCGGCTTCACCGGCAGCGACGCGGCCCTGCTGGTCCTCCCGTCGGGGGCGTTCCTGCTGACCGACGGCAGGTACGATGTCCAGGCGCGCGAGGAGGTGCGGGGGGCGGAGGTCGTCGTCGTGTCCGCCGGCAAGTTCGCGGAGGCCGCACGGAGGATCCGCTCCGCGCGGGCCCGCCGGATCGGGTACGAAGCGGCCTTCCTGACGATGGAGGTTTTCCGCGGGATCGCCCGCGGGCGGACGGACCGCTGGATCTCCGGGAAGGACCTCGTCGAGCCGCTCCGCATGAGGAAGGAGCCCGACGAGATCCTCGCGATGGAGGCGGCTGCCGCGACCGCCGCGGCGTCGCTGCTCTCGGTGCTGTCCGGCGGCGTCGCGGGGAAGCCTGAGCGCGACGTGGCGGCAGACCTGGAGCGGGAGATGAAGCGGCGCGGCGCCGAGGCCGTTTCCTTCCCGCCGATCGTCGCCGACGGGCCGCGCTCGGCCATGCCGCACGCGTCGCCGTCGGGGAACCCGATCGGGGGAAACGGGCCGCTGATCCTCGATTTCGGCGCGAGAAGGAACGGGTACTGTTCCGACGAGACGGTGACGATCCTGCCGGAACGGCCGCGCCGGCCGCTGAGGAAGGTGTTCGACGCGGTCCGCCGCGCGCAGGAGGCCGGGCTGTCGGCGCTGCGCCCCGGGATCCAGTGCCGGAAGGTGGACGAACGCGTGCGGGAATCGCTGGACCGGTCGGGATATTTGAAGTATTTTGTTCATTCGACCGGACACGGGGTCGGGATCGACATCCACGAGCGGCCGGCCCTCTCGCCGAGGTCGAAAGACCGGATCGAGGAGGGGATGGTGGTCACCGTCGAGCCCGGCCTGTACCTTCCCGGCATCGGGGGCGTCCGGCTCGAAGATACGGCGAAGGTCACCGGCACGGGCGTCGAGCGGATCACGTTCCTGCCCAAGACGGCCGCGCCAATGATCTGA
- a CDS encoding translocation/assembly module TamB domain-containing protein, with product MSKRWILGLVAALLLLFLAWAGWRLSIWIPGKLRGVEEEIVSAAAGYGLGIRHGGLRFHLLHLYLSMDDLEIRDEAADRFLARAGDVEVSLSPLRLLRGELPVSRIRIRNYRIEAGERNRALYERLRESAKKEGDAGMLPEILLVDGTVRVGPLGPVRRLDAVVRELRVRERRFLGTRVDASVANISGEIAVPGDGIAAWPYPSMEAEIVRKGSVLKIRKARAWGGASEVRLSGFLETDKRLAEGKLSGEVDLAKWIAGGFPGAGFARLAVRSGKVEFSAAASGPWDDPEGGAKIVLRKGNFQGTSVEEGEASLSLRGRVARIDRAHAKLLGGDADAAGSWRIDTAAVDWRGSLRRFSLAAVPWKELGIPLRFSGTADLSLSVSGTPDRLRGEASLTLPEGVERLPERDGEGFRFRAPLSAEIAATWIDGKTVRAESFLLKAGRAEVRGEGDFRTEGRELRLRGTAQAAAGKAGDYGIAYPVSWDGIAGEWEIAGPASRLRTSASLRVPALKGWSLPPVPLAAKLDGVPSEALHFVADVPSDSFKITAVGTAESLSEPAKARADIAVTAREVELADAGMWVSAILASLGEEPGTVREYLDGAKGSADADGRIELAPGRLDLSGRIRSKKAVVRGIPLASVRAEGEYGRTGEGDRWAARGEGKVGDGLVRAGANGAAGEATAASAEIAGLRISQALSFLPRRGIGGVDGIVDARIEARGGPGGWEFPIVAAESREISIGDARISGVRAEGTLGADNGAFVIETASPRGKLSGNVRSGGEWPAKFALSVASLPTSFLMAAAGRPSISAEGTWSAEGQGTVLLRDLAAGRPVSPEMFPSLRASLRAEGPAAGSVRFREIRASGIRDGEVLSGELITAGPDTRLEWMLALREPFGFRLEGPFTIGDSTAAASRDEKRRFSVRGQARVEGALRALDRTRGSIRVDSLTYREGGWELAGKDLEASMDPEGVRWEGGTLVAAGSPVRISGKASWSGDIDARIDGKLPAGVVRLAVPGVFDRLDGVMTLEVRVTGNLTDPVIVGAGRLEKGVLSFRGYAQQFEELKADAVLSREKIVFEHFEGRSGGGYIDGWGEVPLNVDAGQRLFFSVDFFDMAYPYPQELRPVLQGHVELIGPVMDFLVTGDVEVQSARYTKNIYPERALLDFRRRMSDVSARREKSEFRVRLDIDAIADRTIRIRNNVADISASGEFKVQGDAENVIILGSFDAYEGSAEFYGNRYEIKRLTVDFQDPRRLNPRLDARAETRKGNYTIAVLVTGTLEKPEVDFTSDPPLGRTDIVSLLSFGVTTQALLSPTARPSSSIGPAGGAAIAIGSIGGVDEKISGAVGLDKFTIETGFSQTTQSFEPRLVMKKSFEDRASVSFTQSVGTSSEASATGELRLHEHVYLEGGWQSPSASTSGQISGDLKLKYRFQSLKGLLNGRN from the coding sequence ATGTCGAAGCGATGGATCCTGGGGCTCGTCGCGGCTCTCCTCCTTCTTTTCCTGGCATGGGCCGGGTGGCGGCTGTCGATCTGGATCCCCGGAAAACTGCGCGGGGTCGAGGAGGAGATCGTCTCGGCCGCCGCCGGGTACGGGCTGGGCATCCGCCACGGGGGCTTGAGGTTCCACCTCCTCCATCTGTACCTTTCCATGGACGACCTCGAGATCCGGGACGAGGCCGCAGACCGGTTCTTGGCCCGGGCGGGCGACGTGGAGGTCTCGCTGTCGCCGCTTCGTCTCCTGCGAGGGGAGCTGCCGGTGTCCCGGATCCGGATCCGCAACTACCGGATCGAAGCGGGCGAGCGGAACCGCGCGCTTTACGAACGGCTTCGCGAATCCGCGAAAAAGGAAGGGGATGCCGGGATGCTCCCCGAAATTCTCCTCGTCGACGGCACGGTGAGGGTGGGCCCCCTCGGGCCGGTCCGGCGCCTGGATGCGGTCGTCCGGGAGCTGAGGGTTCGGGAAAGGAGGTTTCTCGGAACCCGGGTCGATGCCTCCGTTGCGAACATTTCCGGGGAGATCGCGGTTCCGGGCGACGGGATCGCGGCGTGGCCGTATCCGTCGATGGAGGCGGAGATCGTCCGGAAGGGAAGCGTCCTGAAGATCCGCAAGGCCCGGGCCTGGGGCGGCGCGTCCGAGGTCCGGCTCTCCGGCTTCCTCGAAACGGACAAACGCCTCGCGGAAGGAAAGCTGTCCGGAGAGGTCGATCTCGCGAAGTGGATCGCCGGCGGCTTTCCGGGAGCGGGATTCGCCCGGCTCGCGGTCCGAAGCGGGAAGGTGGAGTTCTCCGCCGCCGCTTCCGGGCCCTGGGACGACCCGGAAGGCGGGGCGAAGATCGTCCTGCGGAAGGGGAACTTCCAGGGGACCTCCGTCGAGGAAGGCGAGGCGTCGTTGTCGCTCCGGGGCCGCGTCGCGCGGATTGACCGCGCCCATGCGAAATTGCTGGGCGGCGACGCGGACGCCGCGGGCTCCTGGCGCATCGATACGGCGGCCGTGGATTGGAGGGGGTCGCTGCGCCGCTTCTCCCTCGCCGCCGTCCCCTGGAAAGAGCTCGGGATCCCCCTGCGGTTCTCCGGTACGGCCGATCTCTCCCTGTCCGTATCCGGAACGCCGGATCGGCTGCGGGGGGAGGCGTCGCTGACCCTCCCCGAGGGCGTGGAGCGCCTCCCGGAGCGGGACGGCGAAGGATTCCGGTTCCGCGCGCCGCTTTCGGCGGAGATCGCCGCGACATGGATCGACGGAAAGACGGTACGTGCGGAATCGTTTCTCCTGAAGGCCGGGCGGGCGGAGGTCCGGGGAGAGGGGGATTTCCGGACGGAGGGGAGGGAGCTCCGTCTCCGCGGGACCGCGCAGGCAGCCGCCGGGAAGGCGGGCGATTACGGGATCGCGTATCCCGTATCGTGGGACGGAATCGCGGGGGAATGGGAGATCGCAGGTCCCGCAAGCCGCCTCCGCACTTCCGCTTCCCTTCGGGTTCCCGCGCTGAAAGGCTGGTCGCTGCCTCCGGTTCCGCTTGCCGCGAAGCTCGACGGCGTCCCGTCGGAGGCGCTCCACTTCGTCGCCGACGTCCCGTCGGACTCCTTCAAGATCACCGCCGTCGGGACGGCGGAGTCGCTGTCGGAACCGGCCAAGGCGCGGGCCGACATCGCCGTCACCGCCCGGGAGGTCGAGCTCGCGGACGCGGGAATGTGGGTCTCCGCGATCCTGGCGTCCCTCGGGGAGGAGCCGGGAACGGTCCGGGAATATCTCGACGGTGCGAAGGGATCGGCGGACGCCGACGGCAGGATCGAGCTCGCGCCGGGCCGGCTGGATCTCTCCGGAAGGATCCGTTCGAAGAAGGCGGTGGTCCGCGGCATCCCGCTGGCTTCCGTGCGCGCGGAGGGGGAATACGGCAGGACAGGCGAGGGGGACCGCTGGGCGGCTCGAGGCGAGGGGAAAGTCGGGGACGGCCTCGTCCGCGCCGGCGCGAACGGCGCCGCCGGGGAGGCGACGGCGGCGTCCGCCGAGATCGCCGGTCTGCGGATCTCCCAGGCGCTGTCCTTCCTTCCCCGACGCGGCATCGGCGGAGTGGACGGGATCGTGGACGCCCGGATCGAGGCGCGCGGAGGCCCGGGAGGCTGGGAGTTCCCGATCGTCGCGGCGGAATCGCGGGAGATCTCTATCGGCGACGCAAGGATCTCCGGAGTCCGGGCGGAAGGGACGCTGGGCGCGGACAACGGCGCGTTCGTCATCGAGACCGCCTCCCCCCGTGGAAAGCTTTCCGGCAACGTGCGGAGCGGAGGGGAGTGGCCCGCGAAATTCGCGCTCTCGGTTGCATCCCTCCCGACGTCCTTCCTGATGGCCGCGGCAGGGCGGCCTTCGATTTCTGCCGAAGGGACGTGGTCGGCGGAGGGTCAAGGGACCGTGCTCCTGAGGGATCTCGCGGCGGGCAGGCCGGTCTCCCCGGAGATGTTCCCGTCGCTGCGCGCGTCGCTGCGCGCGGAGGGCCCCGCCGCGGGGTCGGTACGCTTCCGTGAGATCCGGGCATCCGGCATCCGCGACGGGGAGGTCCTCTCGGGAGAGCTGATCACCGCCGGACCCGACACCCGTCTCGAATGGATGCTGGCGCTGCGGGAGCCGTTCGGGTTCCGGCTGGAGGGCCCCTTTACCATCGGCGATTCGACGGCCGCCGCCTCACGGGACGAGAAGCGCCGTTTCTCCGTCCGCGGGCAGGCCCGGGTCGAGGGGGCGCTCCGCGCGCTCGACCGGACGAGGGGATCGATCCGGGTCGACTCGCTCACGTATCGGGAAGGAGGGTGGGAGCTGGCGGGAAAGGATCTGGAGGCATCGATGGACCCCGAGGGGGTGAGATGGGAGGGCGGAACGCTGGTCGCCGCCGGCTCCCCCGTACGGATTTCCGGAAAGGCTTCCTGGAGCGGCGACATCGACGCCCGGATCGACGGCAAGCTCCCCGCGGGAGTGGTGCGCCTCGCCGTCCCTGGCGTATTCGACCGGCTCGACGGGGTCATGACCCTGGAGGTCCGGGTCACCGGGAATCTTACAGATCCGGTGATCGTGGGGGCGGGGCGGCTGGAGAAGGGGGTCCTTTCCTTCCGCGGATACGCGCAGCAGTTCGAGGAGCTGAAGGCCGACGCGGTCCTCAGCCGGGAGAAGATCGTTTTCGAGCACTTCGAGGGGAGAAGCGGCGGCGGCTACATCGACGGCTGGGGCGAGGTTCCCCTCAACGTGGATGCCGGCCAGCGGCTGTTCTTCTCGGTGGACTTCTTCGACATGGCGTATCCCTACCCGCAGGAGCTGCGTCCCGTTCTGCAGGGGCACGTAGAGCTGATCGGCCCGGTGATGGATTTCCTGGTGACGGGAGACGTAGAGGTGCAGTCCGCGCGGTACACCAAGAACATCTATCCCGAGCGGGCGCTGCTAGACTTCCGCCGGAGGATGTCGGACGTCTCCGCCCGCAGGGAAAAATCCGAATTCCGCGTGCGGCTCGACATCGACGCCATCGCCGACCGGACGATCCGGATCCGGAACAACGTGGCGGACATCAGCGCCAGCGGGGAGTTCAAGGTGCAGGGCGACGCCGAGAACGTGATCATCCTCGGCTCCTTCGACGCATACGAGGGGTCCGCGGAATTCTACGGGAACCGCTACGAGATCAAGCGGCTCACCGTGGATTTCCAGGACCCGCGCCGGCTCAATCCCCGCCTGGACGCCCGGGCCGAAACCCGGAAGGGCAACTACACCATCGCCGTGCTCGTCACCGGCACCCTTGAAAAGCCCGAGGTTGATTTCACCTCCGATCCGCCGCTGGGACGGACCGACATCGTGAGCCTCCTGTCGTTCGGCGTCACGACGCAGGCGCTCCTCTCCCCGACGGCCAGGCCCTCCAGCAGCATCGGGCCCGCGGGAGGGGCGGCCATCGCCATCGGCAGCATCGGGGGGGTGGACGAGAAGATCAGCGGCGCGGTGGGGCTCGACAAGTTCACCATCGAGACGGGCTTCTCGCAGACCACGCAGAGCTTCGAACCGCGGCTCGTGATGAAGAAATCGTTCGAGGATCGGGCGTCCGTCTCCTTCACCCAGAGCGTGGGCACTTCCTCGGAGGCTTCCGCTACCGGAGAGCTCCGCCTCCACGAGCACGTTTACCTGGAGGGCGGGTGGCAGAGCCCTTCCGCCTCGACCTCCGGCCAGATCAGCGGCGACCTGAAGCTGAAGTACCGGTTCCAGTCCCTGAAAGGGCTGTTGAATGGCCGGAATTAG
- a CDS encoding tetratricopeptide repeat protein, producing the protein MGGRVSIFDSIKKAFSSQDKEDRASLSRKVQTSPNDPQARQKLGIFLMRTGEVVEGLDQLARAAVLYEKDGFAGKAIAVLRQMLKHDPRNNDFQKWLIRLLAAEGLSADAQTELRKIAGEAGRFTTDEQRLDFFRQMAEYIRGNPLPHFYISDVYRGQRKLLEALAELGKAVPGTVSTGMYAEFTERLRAIAAQADRDLAILEPCGFLWISVGMPDEGMPILARVIQHEEELGHKERVSEMREVTRAIREGWSPAETGAFSFAEIHRKRAEAAAVPQEAPPPAPSAAPAEEKAEEKAEEEGTEDEELVRDALGRLQAKVHEEIGDSDLETRYNLGIAYKEMGLHEEAQKEFRLAMRRPDLLVGAASLLADTLMETGNGEGAVAAIEEAISGETVSPEQRRDLRYHQGLLLSRQGREQEAGRIFLSIAEEFPGYRDVDARAKRYRS; encoded by the coding sequence ATGGGGGGCAGGGTGAGCATCTTCGATTCCATAAAGAAAGCGTTCTCTTCCCAGGACAAGGAAGACCGGGCCTCGCTGTCCCGGAAGGTCCAGACGTCGCCCAACGATCCCCAGGCCCGGCAGAAGCTCGGCATCTTCCTGATGCGGACCGGGGAGGTGGTGGAAGGGCTCGACCAGCTCGCCCGCGCGGCGGTCCTCTACGAGAAGGACGGATTCGCCGGCAAGGCGATCGCGGTCCTGCGCCAGATGCTCAAGCACGACCCGAGGAACAACGACTTCCAGAAGTGGCTCATCCGGCTGCTCGCGGCCGAGGGGCTCTCCGCGGACGCCCAGACCGAGCTGCGGAAGATCGCCGGGGAGGCCGGCCGGTTCACGACCGACGAGCAGCGCCTCGATTTCTTCCGACAGATGGCGGAATACATCCGGGGGAACCCGCTTCCTCATTTCTACATCTCCGACGTGTACCGCGGCCAAAGGAAGCTGCTGGAAGCTCTGGCCGAGCTGGGGAAGGCCGTCCCGGGCACGGTGAGCACCGGGATGTACGCGGAGTTCACGGAGCGCCTCCGCGCCATCGCGGCGCAGGCGGACAGGGACCTCGCGATCCTGGAGCCGTGCGGGTTCCTGTGGATCTCCGTGGGGATGCCGGACGAGGGGATGCCGATCTTGGCGCGCGTCATCCAGCACGAGGAGGAGCTCGGGCACAAGGAGCGCGTATCGGAGATGCGCGAGGTCACCCGGGCGATCCGGGAGGGATGGAGCCCGGCGGAGACCGGCGCTTTCTCCTTCGCGGAGATCCATCGGAAGCGCGCCGAGGCCGCCGCCGTCCCGCAGGAAGCGCCCCCTCCCGCTCCATCCGCCGCGCCGGCGGAGGAGAAGGCGGAGGAGAAGGCGGAGGAGGAAGGCACGGAGGACGAGGAACTCGTCCGCGATGCGCTGGGCCGGCTGCAGGCCAAGGTGCACGAGGAGATCGGCGATTCCGACCTGGAGACCCGTTACAATCTCGGGATCGCGTACAAGGAGATGGGACTGCACGAGGAGGCGCAGAAGGAGTTCCGGCTGGCGATGCGAAGGCCCGATCTCCTGGTGGGAGCGGCCTCGTTGCTCGCCGATACCCTGATGGAGACGGGGAACGGCGAAGGGGCGGTCGCCGCCATCGAGGAAGCGATATCGGGAGAGACGGTCTCTCCCGAGCAAAGGCGCGATCTGCGGTATCACCAGGGACTGCTGCTGTCCCGGCAGGGGCGGGAGCAGGAGGCGGGGAGGATCTTCCTTTCCATCGCGGAAGAGTTTCCGGGATACCGCGACGTGGACGCCCGGGCGAAGCGGTACCGCTCCTGA
- the accB gene encoding acetyl-CoA carboxylase biotin carboxyl carrier protein: MNLKEIREILDLLKGSDVTEFELGRGETTLKVRRGSPPVLYAPAPAQAPASAAARPAEASEAKAFEAAPAKPAHKEIVSPIVGTFYRAPAPDASPFVEVGTRVVKGQVLCIIEAMKIMNQIESDTTGTIAAILVENAQPVAYGQPLFHVLPE; encoded by the coding sequence ATGAACCTTAAGGAAATCCGGGAGATCCTGGATCTGCTGAAGGGATCCGACGTGACCGAGTTCGAGCTCGGGCGGGGGGAGACGACGCTGAAGGTCCGGCGCGGATCGCCTCCCGTCCTTTATGCCCCGGCGCCCGCGCAGGCCCCCGCCTCGGCCGCCGCGCGGCCCGCGGAAGCTTCGGAGGCGAAGGCTTTCGAGGCGGCCCCCGCGAAGCCCGCCCACAAGGAGATCGTCTCACCGATCGTGGGGACCTTCTACCGCGCGCCGGCTCCCGACGCGTCCCCGTTCGTCGAAGTCGGGACCCGCGTGGTCAAGGGACAGGTCCTGTGCATCATTGAGGCGATGAAGATCATGAACCAGATCGAGTCCGACACCACGGGGACGATCGCCGCGATCCTCGTGGAGAACGCCCAGCCGGTGGCGTACGGCCAGCCGCTGTTCCACGTCCTTCCGGAGTAA